Proteins encoded in a region of the Xiphophorus couchianus chromosome 11, X_couchianus-1.0, whole genome shotgun sequence genome:
- the macroh2a1 gene encoding core histone macro-H2A.1 isoform X3, translating into MSSRGGKKKTTKTSRSTKAGVIFPVGRMLRYIKRGLPKYRIGVGAPVYLAAVLEYLTAEILELAGNAARDNKKGRVTPRHILLAIANDEELNQLLKGVTIAAGGVLPNIHPELLAKKRGAKGKLETPVSPAPEKKPKTVKKTAAKKLGGKKAGGKTKRGEVSKSASADSTTEGSLADSFTVLSTKSLFLGQKALLWRRKEGRISPRRCRS; encoded by the exons ATGTCGAGCcgaggaggaaagaaaaagacgACCAAGACGTCCCGGTCCACCAAGGCCGGCGTCATCTTCCCTGTGGGGCGCATGCTGCGCTACATCAAGAGGGGGCTGCCGAAATATCGCATCGGCGTGGGAGCGCCGGTCTACCTGGCCGCCGTCCTCGAGTACCTGACCG ctGAGATCTTGGAGCTGGCTGGCAATGCAGCGAGAGACAACAAAAAGGGCCGAGTGACGCCGCGGCACATCCTGCTGGCCATCGCCAACGACGAGGAGCTCAACCAG TTGCTGAAAGGCGTGACCATCGCAGCAGGCGGCGTTTTGCCCAACATCCACCCGGAGCTGCTGGCTAAGAAGCGAGGCGCCAAGGGGAAGCTGGAGACGCCGGTGTCGCCGGCGCCGGAGAAGAAACCCAAGACGGTGAAGAAGACTGCAGCGAAGAAACTGGGTGGGAAAAAGGCTGGAGGGAAAACCAAG AGAGGCGAGGTGAGCAAGTCGGCGTCGGCAGACAGCACAACGGAGGGATCTCTGGCCGACAGCTTCACCGTTCTCTCCACCAAGAGTCTCTTCCTGGGTCAAAAG